One Schistocerca cancellata isolate TAMUIC-IGC-003103 chromosome 1, iqSchCanc2.1, whole genome shotgun sequence genomic region harbors:
- the LOC126178950 gene encoding AF4/FMR2 family member lilli-like isoform X3, whose amino-acid sequence MNSPKLADKIPRAQAKRSKQQSSQIEHSEGEAELSPSQILERVKPDRVTASKPEEDRRRRTIIVEKKNGSFGFTLQSYGIHYKKEQEIEMITYVDYVDFDGAAFRAGMREGDVILSINGHDMEKADHKTLVNFIKNCDSRMRMVVLFEDCVRKVELHMRYIQLQRVLQGKMAELERLCLRERELLQGKWKTHSLPARKKASASGSGDATTPTQTEGSEFGYCRPTVSTEDVARVQQQPQTQQLMMAYQYLDPRYRAYMLQQPSTSSSGEYLVSWPGPVPSPHQRSISGHHHNHSHHHHHHHHHHQSHHHHKTSDQLPVRHGSSKGYHQTNGVAAAGPGGSTKASKSSSKGQEQQQQQQQQQQQQQQQQQQQQQHQQQQQQAQQQTHHSSHHLCNPCMQASNQDSSSLEAYDLASPCCDPHCVPSSRRRSRHHKEHRNNGHSSKSSSKSVPESKGWKEKTGRSGSQPAPVTTTVTQPQRSHRYFNFGAGLVSQCSLHSCTSSEISCTVPGATGGESSAASYTTSLSTDTLYWDPPTQEQQGTSSRNHSTKTASGKQGTSNSYHHHHHHHHHHPSSSQQQDSNFSSYNPAKPAKSWDNLTTKAFGGYGFGYGYLDTTSVKSSGKGHSRTQSTKAGGSSQQGRSGDRRAQGMTQTSYGHDSQHHNHHSHHHRYVQPTKSTESLLLLPKYAGDPTLSDSSLSCDCLDVTSPVNDGSGACFFPSSSPSTTPTAAVEQGAAYQHQQQQQQQQQQQQQLQNSVYQQQQNKASQTDNQRAPQENMAEITHL is encoded by the exons AGCTATGGAATACACTACAAGAAGGAACAAGAAATTGAAATGATAACATATGTTGATTATGTTGATTTTGATGGCGCTGCCTTTCGAGCTGGTATGCGAGAAG GAGATGTCATTCTCTCaatcaatggacatgatatggaaaaAGCAGACCATAAGACACTTGttaatttcattaaaaactgtGATTCAAGGATGCGGATGGTGGTGCTATTTGAAGACTGCGTCCGAAAA GTGGAACTTCATATGCGATACATCCAGCTGCAGCGTGTCCTACAGGGAAAAATGGCAGAACTTGAGAGACTGTGCTTGCGAGAGCGAGAACTCTTACAGGGCAAATGGAAGACACACAGCCTCCCCGCAAGAAAGAAAGCTAGTGCATCTGGATCTGGTGATGCTACCACACCGACACAGACTGAAGGTTCAGAATTTGGATACTGTCGACCAACAGTGTCAACTGAAGATGTGGCAAGG GTGCAGCAGCAGCCACAGACACAACAACTCATGATGGCATATCAGTACTTGGATCCCCGTTACCGAGCATACATGCTACAGCAGCCATCAACAAGTAGTAGTGGGGAATACCTTGTGAGCTGGCCTGGTCCTGTGCCTAGTCCACATCAACGTTCCATTTCTGGACACCACCacaaccacagtcatcatcatcaccatcaccaccatcatcatcagtcACATCATCATCATAAGACATCAGACCAATTGCCAGTCAGGCATGGTTCATCAAAAGGTTACCATCAGACAAATGGTGTGGCTGCAGCTGGACCAG GTGGCAGCACCAAAGCATCGAAGTCATCAAGCAAAGgtcaggaacagcagcagcagcagcaacaacaacaacaacagcaacagcagcagcagcaacaacaacaacaacatcaacagcagcagcaacaggctCAACAACAGACTCATCATTCATCCCATCATCTGTGTAATCCATGCATGCAAGCAAGCAACCAGGATAGCTCAAGTCTTGAAGCTTATGATCTTGCCAGCCCTTGCTGTGATCCTCACTGTGTGCCATCATCAAGAAGAAGATCTAGGCATCACAAAGAGCATAGAAACAATGGGCATAGCAGTAAGAGCAGTTCAAAGTCTGTTCCTGAGTCTAAAG GATGGAAAGAAAAAACTGGACGTTCTGGCTCACAGCCAGCCCCTGTGACAACTACAGTTACCCAACCACAACGTTCACATCGGTATTTCAACTTTGGAGCTGGTCTGGTCAGCCAGTGCAGCCTACACTCATGTACATCAAGTGAAATCAGTTGTACAGTACCTGGTGCTACTGGTGGTGAGAGCAGTGCAGCGTCATATACCACATCTCTAAGTACAGATACGCTTTACTGGGATCCCCCAACACAAGAG caGCAGGGAACATCAAGCCGAAATCACTCAACCAAAACAGCATCTGGTAAGCAAGGAACATCTAACTcttatcaccatcaccatcaccatcatcatcatcatccatcaagtTCACAGCAACAAGACTCTAACTTTTCGTCTTATAATCCAGCAAAACCTGCCAAATCTTGGGACAACCTAACAACAAAAGCCTTTGGTGGATATGGGTTTGGTTATGGTTACCTAGACACTACATCTGTGAAGAGTAGTGGGAAAGGCCACAGCAGAACCCAGAGCACCAAG GCAGGTGGCTCATCACAGCAGGGCCGCAGTGGAGACCGGCGAGCACAAGGGATGACACAGACTTCTTACGGCCACGACAGCCAACACCACAACCATCACAGCCACCATCATAGATATGTGCAGCCCACTAAGTCTACGGAGAGTCTTCTCTTGCTTCCCAAATATGCAGGAGACCCCACATTGTCCGACTCGAGCTTGAGCTGTGATTGTCTAGATGTGACATCACCAGTGAATGATGGAAGCGGTGCATGCTTTTTCCCTAGTTCGTCACCTAGTACAACACCTACTGCAGCAGTGGAACAAGGAGCAGCATatcaacatcagcagcagcagcagcagcaacaacaacaacaacaacagctacagaACAGTGtctaccaacaacaacaaaacaaagccAGCCAGACTGACAATCAGCGAGCTCCACAGGAGAACATGGCAGAAATCACACACCTATGA
- the LOC126178950 gene encoding AF4/FMR2 family member lilli-like isoform X6 translates to MENHDSWSQILERVKPDRVTASKPEEDRRRRTIIVEKKNGSFGFTLQSYGIHYKKEQEIEMITYVDYVDFDGAAFRAGMREGDVILSINGHDMEKADHKTLVNFIKNCDSRMRMVVLFEDCVRKVELHMRYIQLQRVLQGKMAELERLCLRERELLQGKWKTHSLPARKKASASGSGDATTPTQTEGSEFGYCRPTVSTEDVARVQQQPQTQQLMMAYQYLDPRYRAYMLQQPSTSSSGEYLVSWPGPVPSPHQRSISGHHHNHSHHHHHHHHHHQSHHHHKTSDQLPVRHGSSKGYHQTNGVAAAGPGGSTKASKSSSKGQEQQQQQQQQQQQQQQQQQQQQQHQQQQQQAQQQTHHSSHHLCNPCMQASNQDSSSLEAYDLASPCCDPHCVPSSRRRSRHHKEHRNNGHSSKSSSKSVPESKGWKEKTGRSGSQPAPVTTTVTQPQRSHRYFNFGAGLVSQCSLHSCTSSEISCTVPGATGGESSAASYTTSLSTDTLYWDPPTQEQQGTSSRNHSTKTASGKQGTSNSYHHHHHHHHHHPSSSQQQDSNFSSYNPAKPAKSWDNLTTKAFGGYGFGYGYLDTTSVKSSGKGHSRTQSTKAGGSSQQGRSGDRRAQGMTQTSYGHDSQHHNHHSHHHRYVQPTKSTESLLLLPKYAGDPTLSDSSLSCDCLDVTSPVNDGSGACFFPSSSPSTTPTAAVEQGAAYQHQQQQQQQQQQQQQLQNSVYQQQQNKASQTDNQRAPQENMAEITHL, encoded by the exons AGCTATGGAATACACTACAAGAAGGAACAAGAAATTGAAATGATAACATATGTTGATTATGTTGATTTTGATGGCGCTGCCTTTCGAGCTGGTATGCGAGAAG GAGATGTCATTCTCTCaatcaatggacatgatatggaaaaAGCAGACCATAAGACACTTGttaatttcattaaaaactgtGATTCAAGGATGCGGATGGTGGTGCTATTTGAAGACTGCGTCCGAAAA GTGGAACTTCATATGCGATACATCCAGCTGCAGCGTGTCCTACAGGGAAAAATGGCAGAACTTGAGAGACTGTGCTTGCGAGAGCGAGAACTCTTACAGGGCAAATGGAAGACACACAGCCTCCCCGCAAGAAAGAAAGCTAGTGCATCTGGATCTGGTGATGCTACCACACCGACACAGACTGAAGGTTCAGAATTTGGATACTGTCGACCAACAGTGTCAACTGAAGATGTGGCAAGG GTGCAGCAGCAGCCACAGACACAACAACTCATGATGGCATATCAGTACTTGGATCCCCGTTACCGAGCATACATGCTACAGCAGCCATCAACAAGTAGTAGTGGGGAATACCTTGTGAGCTGGCCTGGTCCTGTGCCTAGTCCACATCAACGTTCCATTTCTGGACACCACCacaaccacagtcatcatcatcaccatcaccaccatcatcatcagtcACATCATCATCATAAGACATCAGACCAATTGCCAGTCAGGCATGGTTCATCAAAAGGTTACCATCAGACAAATGGTGTGGCTGCAGCTGGACCAG GTGGCAGCACCAAAGCATCGAAGTCATCAAGCAAAGgtcaggaacagcagcagcagcagcaacaacaacaacaacagcaacagcagcagcagcaacaacaacaacaacatcaacagcagcagcaacaggctCAACAACAGACTCATCATTCATCCCATCATCTGTGTAATCCATGCATGCAAGCAAGCAACCAGGATAGCTCAAGTCTTGAAGCTTATGATCTTGCCAGCCCTTGCTGTGATCCTCACTGTGTGCCATCATCAAGAAGAAGATCTAGGCATCACAAAGAGCATAGAAACAATGGGCATAGCAGTAAGAGCAGTTCAAAGTCTGTTCCTGAGTCTAAAG GATGGAAAGAAAAAACTGGACGTTCTGGCTCACAGCCAGCCCCTGTGACAACTACAGTTACCCAACCACAACGTTCACATCGGTATTTCAACTTTGGAGCTGGTCTGGTCAGCCAGTGCAGCCTACACTCATGTACATCAAGTGAAATCAGTTGTACAGTACCTGGTGCTACTGGTGGTGAGAGCAGTGCAGCGTCATATACCACATCTCTAAGTACAGATACGCTTTACTGGGATCCCCCAACACAAGAG caGCAGGGAACATCAAGCCGAAATCACTCAACCAAAACAGCATCTGGTAAGCAAGGAACATCTAACTcttatcaccatcaccatcaccatcatcatcatcatccatcaagtTCACAGCAACAAGACTCTAACTTTTCGTCTTATAATCCAGCAAAACCTGCCAAATCTTGGGACAACCTAACAACAAAAGCCTTTGGTGGATATGGGTTTGGTTATGGTTACCTAGACACTACATCTGTGAAGAGTAGTGGGAAAGGCCACAGCAGAACCCAGAGCACCAAG GCAGGTGGCTCATCACAGCAGGGCCGCAGTGGAGACCGGCGAGCACAAGGGATGACACAGACTTCTTACGGCCACGACAGCCAACACCACAACCATCACAGCCACCATCATAGATATGTGCAGCCCACTAAGTCTACGGAGAGTCTTCTCTTGCTTCCCAAATATGCAGGAGACCCCACATTGTCCGACTCGAGCTTGAGCTGTGATTGTCTAGATGTGACATCACCAGTGAATGATGGAAGCGGTGCATGCTTTTTCCCTAGTTCGTCACCTAGTACAACACCTACTGCAGCAGTGGAACAAGGAGCAGCATatcaacatcagcagcagcagcagcagcaacaacaacaacaacaacagctacagaACAGTGtctaccaacaacaacaaaacaaagccAGCCAGACTGACAATCAGCGAGCTCCACAGGAGAACATGGCAGAAATCACACACCTATGA